One window of Xanthomonas sp. 10-10 genomic DNA carries:
- a CDS encoding Na+/H+ antiporter subunit E, which yields MSARMPLRRRLLPSPSLTVTVFVFWLLLSDSFGPQQWVLGALLGVVVPIFAARLDREFARIGSLRSVPRMLLVAAGDIVRSNIKVAIQVLGPESRIHPGFIWVPLDIANIHGIAALTSMITLTPGTVSAALSDDRKYLLVHVLHLDDPDALIAEIKTRYEKPLMEIFP from the coding sequence ATGAGCGCGCGCATGCCCTTGCGGCGCCGGTTGCTGCCCTCGCCGTCGTTGACTGTCACCGTGTTCGTGTTCTGGCTGCTGCTCAGCGACAGCTTCGGGCCGCAGCAATGGGTGCTGGGCGCACTGCTGGGCGTGGTTGTGCCGATCTTCGCCGCGCGGCTGGACCGCGAATTCGCCCGCATCGGCTCGCTGCGCTCGGTCCCGCGCATGTTGCTGGTGGCGGCCGGCGACATCGTGCGCTCCAACATCAAGGTCGCCATCCAGGTACTCGGGCCGGAATCGCGCATCCACCCCGGCTTTATCTGGGTGCCGCTGGATATCGCCAATATCCACGGCATTGCGGCGCTGACGAGCATGATCACGCTGACGCCTGGCACGGTGTCAGCGGCGTTGTCGGACGACCGCAAATACCTGTTGGTGCATGTGCTGCATCTGGACGACCCGGACGCGTTGATCGCCGAGATCAAGACCCGCTACGAAAAACCTCTGATGGAGATCTTTCCATGA
- a CDS encoding K+/H+ antiporter subunit F, producing the protein MTGHMFIESTIVICMHAVGLAILMALWRLLRGPTVPDRILALDTLSVTAIAELMLLGMYLDSPIYFEAALVIAMLGFGSTVVLSKFVLRRDIVE; encoded by the coding sequence ATGACCGGTCACATGTTCATCGAATCGACCATCGTCATCTGCATGCACGCGGTGGGCCTGGCCATCCTGATGGCATTGTGGCGGCTGCTGCGCGGCCCGACGGTGCCGGACCGCATCCTGGCGCTGGATACGCTCTCGGTCACCGCCATCGCCGAACTGATGCTGCTGGGCATGTATCTGGATTCGCCGATCTATTTCGAGGCGGCGCTGGTGATTGCGATGCTGGGCTTCGGCAGCACCGTGGTGTTGAGCAAATTCGTGCTGCGTCGGGATATCGTCGAATGA
- a CDS encoding oligopeptide:H+ symporter, with protein MSVDATAPTSASTPPQPPAPPEFPTLLGHPRPLWMLFMTEFWERFAFYGIRWALVLYIVAQFFGGDATGQAPAGRTYGAYLALVYAAAIFGGYVADRVLGYQRSILVGAAVMATGLFLIAIPDHTMFEIGLATVVVGNGLFKPNISTMVGKLYSVADPRRDSGFTIFYMGINLGAMISPVLTQLLAEKVFGTQAMPSYKMVFMASGAGMLISLVWFWIGRAQLKGIGAPAPNAQGIGRVLMVLAGCVLAIPVVYFLLAVGADVLQIVLTVLFIGLSVMLLVEGIREGKVQRDKVIAMLIIFAFNVLFWMFFEQAGSSFTFLADNIVNRNFGEWTFPTAWFQSVNSIAIIALAPVIAWIWVKSGRFNPSIPRKFGLGLLFNGLAFLLLMFALSSLVNDAGKIPFWTLFMVYVIQSVGELCLSPIGLSMVTKLAPVRLVGFGMGGWFLSTGIGNNLSGIFAGHVSGSEGMSVSSALGGYTFGFWALVGAGALLFLIAPLINKLMHGVK; from the coding sequence ATGAGCGTTGACGCAACTGCGCCGACATCCGCTTCCACTCCGCCGCAGCCGCCTGCGCCTCCCGAGTTCCCCACGCTGCTTGGCCACCCCCGGCCGCTGTGGATGCTGTTCATGACCGAGTTCTGGGAACGCTTTGCGTTCTACGGCATTCGCTGGGCGCTGGTGCTGTACATCGTGGCGCAGTTCTTTGGCGGCGACGCCACCGGCCAGGCACCGGCCGGACGTACCTACGGCGCATATCTGGCGCTGGTGTATGCGGCGGCGATCTTCGGCGGTTATGTGGCCGACCGCGTGCTCGGTTACCAGCGCTCGATCCTGGTGGGCGCAGCAGTGATGGCGACCGGCCTGTTCCTGATCGCCATCCCAGACCACACCATGTTCGAGATCGGTCTGGCGACCGTGGTGGTGGGCAACGGCTTGTTCAAGCCAAACATCTCCACCATGGTCGGCAAGCTGTATTCGGTGGCCGATCCGCGCCGCGACAGCGGCTTCACCATCTTCTACATGGGCATCAACCTGGGCGCGATGATTTCGCCGGTGTTGACCCAGCTGCTGGCCGAGAAGGTGTTCGGCACCCAGGCCATGCCGTCGTACAAGATGGTGTTCATGGCCTCCGGCGCGGGCATGCTGATCAGCCTGGTGTGGTTCTGGATCGGCCGTGCCCAGCTCAAGGGCATTGGCGCGCCGGCACCGAACGCGCAGGGCATCGGCCGCGTGCTGATGGTGCTGGCCGGCTGCGTACTGGCGATTCCGGTGGTGTATTTCCTGCTGGCCGTCGGTGCCGATGTGCTGCAGATCGTGCTGACGGTGCTGTTCATCGGCCTGTCGGTGATGCTGCTGGTCGAAGGCATCCGCGAGGGCAAGGTGCAGCGCGACAAGGTGATCGCGATGCTGATCATCTTCGCCTTCAACGTGTTGTTCTGGATGTTCTTCGAACAGGCCGGCAGCTCGTTCACCTTCCTGGCCGACAACATCGTCAACCGCAATTTCGGCGAGTGGACCTTCCCGACCGCGTGGTTCCAGTCGGTCAACTCGATCGCCATCATTGCGCTGGCGCCGGTCATCGCCTGGATCTGGGTCAAGTCCGGCCGCTTCAATCCGTCGATTCCGCGCAAGTTCGGCCTGGGCCTGCTGTTCAACGGCCTGGCCTTCCTGCTGCTGATGTTTGCCTTGTCCAGCCTGGTCAACGACGCCGGCAAGATCCCGTTCTGGACCTTGTTCATGGTCTACGTCATCCAGTCGGTGGGCGAGCTGTGCCTGTCGCCGATCGGGTTGTCGATGGTGACCAAGCTGGCACCGGTGCGCCTGGTCGGTTTCGGCATGGGTGGCTGGTTCTTGTCCACCGGCATCGGTAACAACCTGTCGGGTATCTTTGCCGGCCATGTCAGCGGAAGCGAAGGCATGAGCGTGTCCTCGGCGCTGGGCGGGTATACCTTCGGGTTTTGGGCGCTGGTGGGCGCCGGTGCGCTGCTGTTCCTGATCGCGCCGCTGATCAACAAACTGATGCATGGTGTGAAGTGA
- a CDS encoding Na+/H+ antiporter subunit G, with the protein MIALTEYLLSALLLVGTFFILIGAFGLVKLSDFFKRLHAPTKASTLGVGCVLLGSVGYHLFLGVDPQPRELLITVFLFITAPISAHMMAKAALSLMMENRPEVPNHGDMEKEGLPSPTAEGDVGENAETAKQHERPAAER; encoded by the coding sequence ATGATCGCGCTCACCGAATACCTGCTGAGCGCGCTGTTGCTGGTCGGCACGTTTTTTATCCTGATCGGCGCATTCGGGCTGGTGAAGCTGTCTGACTTTTTCAAGCGCCTGCATGCGCCGACCAAGGCGAGCACGCTGGGCGTGGGCTGCGTGCTGTTGGGCTCGGTGGGGTATCACCTGTTCCTGGGCGTGGACCCGCAGCCGCGCGAGTTGCTGATCACCGTGTTCCTGTTCATCACCGCGCCGATCAGCGCGCACATGATGGCCAAGGCGGCGCTGTCGCTGATGATGGAAAACCGCCCGGAAGTGCCCAACCACGGCGACATGGAAAAGGAAGGCCTGCCCTCGCCGACGGCCGAAGGCGATGTCGGCGAGAACGCAGAGACCGCCAAGCAACATGAGCGACCTGCAGCGGAGCGCTGA
- a CDS encoding lectin, which produces MGMVLVMAGCHRGDDAPAAQAPAEAAHAPVASANDQPADAVPPATAPPGTFPPHLRQQPTTLARMDGYGDLRLGMDAAQARKAWGGELRGNAASDGGCYFLRPQWADDARRFGFMFEGDRLLRYQTNEAKEVAPGGGRVGMTLAQLRALYPDGLDAQPHKYLPGAQTLRHANAATQSAVVFETDADGRVSSWRVGRPPQVDYVEGCG; this is translated from the coding sequence ATAGGGATGGTGCTGGTGATGGCCGGCTGTCATCGCGGCGACGACGCGCCGGCTGCGCAAGCGCCGGCCGAGGCCGCGCATGCGCCGGTCGCGTCTGCCAACGATCAGCCCGCAGATGCAGTGCCGCCGGCGACCGCCCCGCCTGGCACGTTTCCGCCGCATCTGCGTCAGCAGCCGACCACGCTTGCGCGGATGGACGGCTACGGCGACCTGCGGTTGGGCATGGATGCCGCACAGGCACGCAAGGCCTGGGGTGGCGAATTACGCGGCAATGCCGCCAGCGACGGCGGGTGCTACTTCCTACGCCCGCAGTGGGCCGATGATGCGCGTCGGTTCGGTTTCATGTTCGAAGGCGATCGTCTGCTGCGCTATCAGACCAACGAGGCGAAGGAAGTCGCGCCCGGTGGCGGCAGGGTCGGCATGACGCTCGCGCAGCTGCGCGCGCTGTATCCGGACGGGTTGGATGCACAGCCACACAAGTACCTGCCCGGCGCGCAGACGCTGCGCCACGCCAACGCCGCGACGCAGTCTGCGGTGGTCTTCGAGACCGATGCCGACGGTAGGGTCAGCAGCTGGCGGGTAGGGCGGCCGCCGCAGGTGGATTATGTGGAAGGCTGCGGTTGA
- the hppD gene encoding 4-hydroxyphenylpyruvate dioxygenase — MSAQTNSTVARPDPGMQVTTFDNPMGIDGFEFVEFAAPAGQAAQLHDYFRKMGFSAVLRHRSRAITVYRQGGVNFLLNEEPDSFAADFAAAHGPCACGFAIRFRTPADTVLQTVLGNGGEAVQNKPQTRAVPAPVVKGIGDCMLYLVDRYGDAGSIYDADFEPIEGADQQPSGFGLTFIDHLTHNLYFGNMQRWSDYYERLFNFREIRYFDIKGAKTGLVSKAMTAPDGIVRIPLNESSDPKSQINEYLDAYQGEGIQHIACFTDDIYASVEKMREAGVTFLDTPDTYFDVVDLRIPDHGEDVERLRRNKILIDADVDTKQRKLLQIFTTNCIGPIFFEIIQRKGNEGFGEGNFQALFESIERDQIKRGVL, encoded by the coding sequence ATGAGCGCACAAACGAACAGCACTGTAGCCCGCCCCGACCCGGGGATGCAGGTCACCACCTTCGACAATCCGATGGGCATCGACGGCTTCGAGTTCGTCGAATTCGCCGCGCCCGCCGGCCAGGCCGCACAACTGCACGACTATTTCCGCAAGATGGGCTTCAGCGCGGTGCTGCGCCACCGTAGCCGCGCCATTACCGTCTATCGCCAGGGTGGGGTCAATTTCCTGCTCAACGAAGAGCCCGATTCGTTCGCCGCCGACTTTGCCGCCGCGCACGGCCCCTGCGCCTGCGGGTTTGCGATCCGCTTCCGTACCCCGGCCGACACCGTGCTGCAGACGGTGCTGGGCAATGGCGGCGAAGCGGTGCAGAACAAGCCCCAGACGCGCGCGGTGCCCGCACCGGTGGTCAAGGGCATCGGCGATTGCATGCTGTATCTGGTGGACCGCTACGGCGATGCCGGCAGCATCTACGACGCCGACTTCGAACCGATCGAAGGCGCCGACCAACAGCCGAGCGGCTTCGGCCTGACCTTCATCGACCACCTCACGCACAACCTGTATTTCGGCAACATGCAGCGCTGGTCGGACTACTACGAACGCCTGTTCAACTTCCGCGAGATCCGCTACTTCGACATCAAGGGCGCCAAGACCGGCCTGGTGTCCAAGGCGATGACCGCGCCGGACGGCATCGTGCGCATTCCGCTCAACGAGTCCTCCGACCCCAAGAGCCAGATCAACGAGTATCTGGACGCCTACCAGGGCGAAGGCATCCAGCACATCGCCTGCTTCACCGACGACATCTACGCCAGCGTGGAAAAGATGCGCGAGGCCGGGGTGACGTTCCTGGATACGCCGGACACCTACTTCGATGTGGTGGATCTGCGCATTCCCGACCACGGCGAAGATGTCGAGCGCCTGCGCCGCAACAAGATCCTGATCGATGCGGATGTGGACACCAAGCAACGCAAGCTGCTGCAGATCTTCACCACCAACTGCATCGGCCCGATCTTCTTCGAGATCATTCAGCGCAAGGGCAACGAAGGCTTCGGCGAGGGCAATTTCCAGGCATTGTTCGAAAGCATCGAACGCGATCAGATCAAGCGTGGGGTGCTTTGA
- the hmgA gene encoding homogentisate 1,2-dioxygenase, translating to MHNNEHYMTGFGNAFATEAVAGTLPVGQNSPQRVAHGLYAEQLSGTAFTAPRGENRRSWLYRIRPAAVHGSFSLIEQSQFHNDFGSGPVPPDQMRWSPLPLPAKPTDFVDGLYTMAGNGSPEAMTGVAVHLYAANASMHDRFFYDADGELLLVPQQGRLRVHTELGVLELEPQQIGVIPRGVRLRVELLDDTARGYVCENFGGLLRLPDLGPIGSNGLANARDFETPHAAFEQREGAFELVAKFQGHLWRADIGHSPLDVVAWHGNYAPYRYDLRRFNTIGSISFDHPDPSIFTVLTSPSDTHGTANMDFAIFPPRWLVAQHTFRPPWFHRNVASEFMGLVHGVYDAKAEGFAPGGASLHNCMSGHGPDAATFDKASQADLSRPDVIAETMAFMFETRAVLRPTQQALQASHRQGDYQQCWSGLRAGFNAPTSGPAD from the coding sequence ATGCATAACAACGAGCACTACATGACCGGCTTCGGCAACGCGTTCGCGACCGAGGCGGTGGCCGGCACCTTGCCGGTCGGGCAGAACTCGCCGCAGCGTGTGGCGCACGGGCTATATGCCGAGCAGCTGTCGGGCACCGCCTTCACCGCGCCACGCGGCGAGAACCGGCGCAGTTGGCTATACCGCATTCGCCCGGCCGCCGTGCATGGCAGCTTCTCCTTGATCGAGCAGTCGCAGTTCCACAACGACTTCGGCAGCGGCCCGGTACCGCCAGACCAGATGCGCTGGAGTCCACTGCCGTTGCCGGCTAAGCCCACTGATTTCGTCGATGGTCTATACACCATGGCCGGCAATGGCAGCCCGGAGGCGATGACCGGCGTGGCCGTGCATCTGTATGCGGCCAATGCCTCCATGCACGATCGCTTCTTCTATGACGCCGATGGCGAGTTGTTGCTGGTGCCGCAGCAGGGCCGTCTGCGGGTGCACACCGAGCTCGGCGTGCTGGAGCTGGAGCCGCAGCAGATTGGGGTGATTCCGCGCGGCGTGCGCTTGCGCGTCGAGCTGCTCGATGACACGGCCCGCGGCTATGTCTGCGAGAACTTCGGTGGCTTGTTGCGCCTGCCCGACCTGGGGCCGATCGGCTCCAACGGGCTGGCCAATGCGCGTGATTTCGAAACGCCACATGCCGCCTTCGAACAGCGCGAAGGCGCGTTCGAACTGGTGGCGAAATTCCAGGGTCATCTATGGCGTGCGGACATCGGTCATTCGCCGCTGGATGTGGTGGCCTGGCATGGCAATTACGCGCCGTATCGCTACGATCTGCGCCGCTTCAACACCATCGGCTCGATCAGTTTCGATCATCCCGATCCGAGCATCTTCACCGTGCTGACCTCGCCCAGCGACACGCACGGCACGGCCAACATGGATTTTGCGATCTTTCCGCCACGCTGGCTGGTGGCGCAGCACACCTTTCGCCCGCCGTGGTTCCACCGCAATGTGGCCAGCGAGTTCATGGGCCTGGTGCATGGCGTCTACGACGCAAAGGCCGAAGGCTTCGCGCCGGGCGGGGCGTCGCTGCACAACTGCATGAGCGGGCACGGCCCGGATGCGGCGACCTTCGACAAGGCCTCGCAGGCGGACCTGTCGCGTCCCGACGTGATCGCCGAGACCATGGCCTTCATGTTCGAAACCCGAGCGGTATTGCGGCCCACCCAGCAGGCGCTACAGGCCAGCCACCGGCAAGGCGACTATCAGCAATGCTGGTCCGGATTGCGTGCAGGGTTCAATGCGCCGACTTCTGGCCCGGCTGACTAA
- a CDS encoding endonuclease domain-containing protein, translating to MKIRPPLPTVALTNARASRTGMTEAERALWRCLRSNQLQGFKFRRQHPIPPYIADFCCIDAALIVELDGSQHQTSSDQARTRWLQSKGWRVLRFWNNDVLLSLDAVVEMIFKVVATPYPHPNPSPAGRGA from the coding sequence ATGAAAATCAGACCGCCATTACCCACGGTTGCGCTCACCAACGCGCGTGCGTCACGGACAGGGATGACAGAAGCAGAGCGCGCACTTTGGCGCTGTCTCCGCAGCAATCAGCTACAAGGTTTCAAGTTCAGGCGTCAGCATCCGATTCCGCCTTACATCGCAGATTTTTGTTGTATTGATGCGGCGTTGATTGTTGAACTGGATGGCTCGCAGCATCAGACATCCAGCGATCAGGCAAGAACGCGGTGGCTGCAATCGAAGGGTTGGAGAGTGCTGCGGTTCTGGAACAACGATGTGTTGCTTTCGCTGGATGCGGTGGTCGAGATGATCTTCAAGGTGGTCGCTACGCCGTACCCTCACCCCAACCCCTCTCCCGCGGGGAGAGGGGCTTAA
- a CDS encoding MarR family transcriptional regulator, whose translation MSDHDTSNAPQHPVLLNLEQFLPYRLSVLSNRISANIAKVYGDRYGMAIPEWRVITILALYPGSSASEVSDRTAMDKVAVSRAVARLLERGFIRRETHGDDRRRSMLALSPAGRQVYETVAPLVNEMEQRLMSVFSDEEQQLLERLIDRLAKDGLPRMAGKD comes from the coding sequence ATGAGCGATCACGACACCTCCAATGCGCCGCAACACCCCGTGCTGCTCAACCTCGAGCAGTTCCTGCCGTATCGCCTCAGCGTGCTGTCCAACCGCATCAGTGCCAACATCGCCAAGGTCTACGGCGACCGCTACGGCATGGCCATTCCCGAGTGGCGGGTGATCACCATCCTGGCGCTGTATCCGGGTTCTTCGGCCAGTGAGGTCTCCGACCGCACCGCGATGGACAAAGTTGCAGTGAGTCGCGCGGTGGCGCGCCTGCTGGAACGTGGCTTCATCCGCCGCGAGACCCACGGCGACGACCGCCGCCGCTCGATGCTGGCGCTGTCGCCGGCCGGACGCCAGGTGTACGAAACCGTCGCACCGCTGGTCAACGAAATGGAACAACGGCTGATGTCGGTGTTCAGTGACGAGGAACAGCAATTGCTGGAACGGTTGATCGACCGGCTGGCCAAGGATGGGCTACCGCGCATGGCGGGCAAGGACTGA
- a CDS encoding thioredoxin family protein, protein MPSNPIVCGLLLAGLLSACGQHAEQQEAPRPLDTSMQKPPSADPSQPVSSGNTPTAADIAAAAALNAQYDPSRDPAADLETAKVEAKRGGKRIVLNVGNAACEPCKALDELMGGDAELRSFRDAHFVVVKVNRDAANENATFLSQFAQLNDYPSLLVLDNDGKLLTTQTSPELRKGEGFDRKKLFDFLKQWAPPEA, encoded by the coding sequence ATGCCGAGCAACCCCATTGTCTGTGGCCTGCTGCTGGCCGGCCTGTTGAGCGCCTGCGGGCAACACGCCGAGCAACAGGAGGCGCCACGGCCGCTGGATACGTCGATGCAGAAGCCACCCAGTGCCGACCCCAGCCAGCCGGTGTCCTCGGGCAATACGCCGACTGCTGCCGATATCGCGGCAGCGGCCGCGCTCAATGCGCAGTACGACCCGTCGCGCGATCCGGCTGCCGATCTGGAAACGGCCAAGGTGGAGGCCAAGCGCGGTGGCAAGCGCATCGTGCTCAATGTTGGCAATGCCGCCTGCGAGCCGTGCAAGGCGCTGGACGAGCTGATGGGCGGCGACGCCGAGCTGCGCAGCTTCCGCGATGCGCACTTTGTGGTGGTCAAGGTCAATCGCGATGCGGCCAACGAAAACGCCACGTTCCTGTCGCAGTTCGCCCAGCTCAACGACTACCCGTCGCTGCTGGTGCTGGACAACGACGGCAAGCTGCTGACCACCCAGACCAGCCCGGAGCTGCGCAAGGGCGAAGGCTTCGATCGCAAGAAGCTGTTCGATTTCCTCAAGCAATGGGCGCCGCCGGAAGCCTGA